The sequence below is a genomic window from Citricoccus muralis.
CGAGGATTCCCAGTACGCCTCGGGGGAGTTTTTCGATAAGTACACCGAGCAGGAATGGAAGCCGGCCACCGAGCGCGTGGCGCAGCTGTTCGCCGAGGCCGAGGTGGAGATCCCCACTCAGGATGACTGGCGGGCACTGAAGGAATCCGTGATGAAGCACGGTATCTACAACCAGAACCTGCAGGCTGTCCCGCCGACGGGCTCCATCTCCTACATCAATAACTCCACCTCCTCGATTCACCCGGTGGCGTCGAAGATCGAGATCCGAAAGGAAGGCAAGCTGGGCCGTGTCTACTATCCAGCTCCTTACCTGACCAATGAGAATCTCGAGTACTACGACGACGCCTACGAAATCGGCTACGAGAAGATCATCGATACCTACGCTGCTGCCACCCAGCACGTGGACCAGGGTTTGTCGCTGACGCTGTTCTTCAAGGACACCGCCACGACTCGTGATCTGAACAAGGCTCAGATTTACGCCTGGCGCAAGGGCATCAAGACGATGTACTACATCCGCATCCGTCAGATGGCCCTGGAAGGCACCGAAGTCGAGGGTTGCGTTTCCTGCATGCTCTAACGTTGTGACGACGGCATGCCGCCTCCACTGTTCGGAGGCGGCATGCTGTCTGCAATGACCAACCACACATCACTGACCGACGTCGCACGAAGGACGCTGAAGCTCATGGCTGACGAGGCCCAGAACAACCCATTCGAACAGTTCAACGCCATCAACTGGAACCGCATCGAGGACGAGAAGGACCTGGAAGTCTGGCAGCGCCTGACCTCCAACTTCTGGCTGCCCGAGAAGGTGCCACTGTCCAACGACCTGCAGGCGTGGTCCAACTTCACCGATGACGAACGCGATGTCACCATGAAGGTGTTCACCGGCTTGACTATGCTGGACACCATCCAGGGCACCATCGGCGCCATCTCGCTGATTCCGGACGCGCTGAACCAGCACGAGGAAGCCGTGTACACCAACATCTCCTTCATGGAGTCGGTGCACGCTAAGTCTTACTCGTCGATCTTCTCGACTCTGGCCTCGACCAAGCAGATCGACGAAGCCTTCCGGTGGTCCCGCGAGAACAAGGAACTGCAGACCAAGGCACGGGAAATCGTCAAGTACTACGAGGGCGACGATCCGCAGCAGCGCAAGATCGCCTCCGTGATGCTGGAATCGTTCTTGTTCTACTCGGGCTTCTACTGGCCGATGTACCTATCCTCGCAGGCCCGTCTAACCAACACCGCAGACCTGATCCGTCTGATCATTCGTGACGAAGCGGTGCACGGCTACTACATCGGTTACAAGTACCAGCGGAACCTGGAAACCGAATCGCAGCAGCGTCGCGATGAGCTGAAGGACTTCACCTTCACGCTCATGTACGAGCTCTACGAAAACGAAGTGCAGTACACCCATGACATCTACGACCGCCTGGGCCTGGCGGAGGACGTCAAGAAGTTCCTGCACTACAACGCCAACAAGGCGCTGATGAACCTCGGCTACGAAGCCATGTTCCCGGACACGGTGACCAACGTGAACCCGGCCATCCTGTCTTCTCTGAGCCCGAACGCCGACGAGAATCATGACTTCTTCTCCGGGTCAGGATCCTCCTACGTGATCGGCAAGGCAGAGAACACCGAAGACGACGACTGGGACTTCTAAGCCTTGATCTAGTCTGACGCCCGCAAGGGTGTGGGACAGGCGCTGGACCTGCAGAATGCTGCAGGTCCAGCGTCTTTTTCCTGCGTCGTTTTCGATGGGTCGCAGGCCGTAAGGTGTGAACGATGTGACATCTGCGACAGGGCTTTGACAAGATGAGCTCATGACAGATGACACGGCATACTTCCGGCGGACGGCGCCTGCCGACACCCACACGTCAGAAACGGCGACGCGGGTCAGCCTCTTCGAATCCACCCGGCACGCCCAGGGCACCTGGCAGGAGGACGAGTTACACATGGCGCCGGTCTCCGGGCTGGTGGTGGCTGAGCTCGAGGCGCACGAAAAGCGGGACGACTTCGTCACAGGACGGCTGAGCTTCGACATCCTCGGCAAGCTCCATGAAGGCAAACAGAGGGTGACTACCCGGACGATTCGCCCGGGACGCACCATCGAGCTGGTCGAGTCCACCCTGGAATCCGGCGGACGCACCGTGCTGCGCGCCCGAGCCTGGCGTCTGCAGCGCCAGAAACTGGACCCTGAAGCGATCCTGCCGTTGCCGTCGAACCTCACACCGGTCGAGGAATGTGTCGCCGACGATCGGCTTCAGCAGTGGCCTGGTGGCTTTATCGCCAGTGTGCAGACCCGTGTTGCGCATGACCACGCTGCCGGACACGGTCGCGGCTGGATCGCCAGCGGGGTCGAGCTGATCGCGGGCGAGACCACCAGCTCATTGGCGAGCCTGATGGCCTTGGCCGATACGGCCAATGGTGTGGCACCTGTGCTACCCGCCGGCAAGGGCGGCTACGTTTTCCCGAACGTGGACCTCACGCTGCACCTGGTGCGCGAGCCGGTGGGCGCGTGGCTAGGATTGGCGACGTCGACCGTCGTCGGTTCCGAGGGCCTCGGCATCAACTCGGCCGAACTGTACGACGAGCGCGGCTTCTTCGGCCGTTCCGAGCAGCTGCAGACGGTGCGCCCCGTGCCCTGAGGTTCGTGAGGTGCAGCGGTTAAACACACGGTGGCCCGGTCGAAACCGGGCCACCGTCGTGTCGTGTCGAGGACGGCCTAGTGGCCGCGGTCGATCCACTCCTGCAGGTGAGGCGCCTCGTCCCCGATGGTGGTGGCGTCACCGTGGCCGGTGCGCACCGAGGTGGTGGGCGGCAGGGTGAGCAACCGGTTCTGGATGGACTCGATGATCGTTTCGAAGCTCGAGTAGGAACGGCCGGTCGCTCCCGGTCCGCCCTGGAACAGGGTGTCGCCGGTGAAGACCACGCCCTCTTCCAGCTCGGGAGCGTAGAAGCAGACCGAACCGGGGGAGTGCCCGGGGGTGTGCAGGGCGTGCAGTGTCACGCCGGCGATCTGGAACTCGTCGCCGTCGTTGATTTGCCCGTCCGGGGCGTCCTCTGGATAAACCGCATCCCAGAGCATCCGATCGTCCGGGTGCAATAGCACCGGGGCGTCGACGAGTCCGCGGAACTCCTTAACGGCGCGGATGTGGTCGTCGTGGCCGTGGGTCAGCAGGATGACTTCCACGGTGCGAACGCCGACGGCGTCCTTGACCGCCTGGGCGTCATGCGCCGGGTCGATGACCACGCAGCGTTCGTCGTCGCCGACGATCCACACGTTGTTATCCACCTCCCAGGTGCCGCCGTCGAGGGAGAAGGTGCCGGAGGTCACCAAATGATCGATGCGAGCCATCAGAGCACCACCACCGAACGCAGCACCTCACCGGAGTGCATCTTCTCGAATGCGGCGTCGATCTCGTCCAGGCCAATGGTCTCGGTGACGAACGCGTCGAGATCCAGTCGACCCAGTCGGTACTGATCCACGAGCATCTGGAAGTCGTGGGAAGGCAAGCAATCGCCGTACCAGGAGGACTTCAACGATCCGCCGCGGCCGAACACATCCAGCAGCGGCAGTTCCAGGGTCATCTCCGGGGTGGGCACGCCGACGAGCACCACACGACCGGCGAGATCGCGGGCGTAGAACGCCTGCTTGTAGGTCTCCGGGCGGCCGACGGCGTCGATGACGACGTCGGCACCAAAACCGCCCGTAAGCGCCTGAACGGCTTCAACGGCGTCGGTCTCTTTGGAGTTCACGGTGTGGGTGGCACCCAGCTCCAGTGCCTTCTCCAACTTGCGGGGGTCGATGTCGACGGCGATGATCGTGGTGGCCCCGGCCAGCTTCGCTCCCGCGATGGCCGCGGTACCGACACCGCCGCAACCGATGACGGCCACGGACTCGCCGCGCTTGACCTCGCCGGTGTTGATGGCCGCGCCAATGCCGGCCATGATGCCGCAGCCGAGCAGGCCCACGGCAGCATCCTGGTCATCGGAGACGCCCTCGACCTTGGTGCACTGACCGGCGGCGACCAGCGTCTTCTCGGCAAAGGCGCCGATCCCCAGGGCTGGAGACAGCTCGGTGCCGTCTTCCAGGGTCATCTTCTGGGTGGCGTTGTGGGTGTTGAAGCAGTACTTTGGTTCGCCCTTGCGGCACGCGCGGCACTCGCCGCAGACGGCGCGCCAGTTGAGAATGACCTTGTCACCCACGGCAACCTCGGTGACGCCGTCGCCGACCGCGGAGACGATGCCGGTGGCCTCGTGGCCCAGCAGGTAGGGGTAATCGTCACCGATGCCGCCCTGCACGTAGTGCAGATCGGTGTGGCAGACGCCGCAGGTCGAGATGTCGACGACGGCCTCGCCCGGTCCTGGATCGGGGATGACGATGGTGGTGATCTCCACGGGCTGGTCCTTGCCGCGGGAGATGACCCCTTTAACGGTTTGAGACATGGTTGGGCCTCCTTGGTGGGGGACTGTTGACGGTG
It includes:
- a CDS encoding S-(hydroxymethyl)mycothiol dehydrogenase, producing the protein MSQTVKGVISRGKDQPVEITTIVIPDPGPGEAVVDISTCGVCHTDLHYVQGGIGDDYPYLLGHEATGIVSAVGDGVTEVAVGDKVILNWRAVCGECRACRKGEPKYCFNTHNATQKMTLEDGTELSPALGIGAFAEKTLVAAGQCTKVEGVSDDQDAAVGLLGCGIMAGIGAAINTGEVKRGESVAVIGCGGVGTAAIAGAKLAGATTIIAVDIDPRKLEKALELGATHTVNSKETDAVEAVQALTGGFGADVVIDAVGRPETYKQAFYARDLAGRVVLVGVPTPEMTLELPLLDVFGRGGSLKSSWYGDCLPSHDFQMLVDQYRLGRLDLDAFVTETIGLDEIDAAFEKMHSGEVLRSVVVL
- a CDS encoding thioesterase family protein; its protein translation is MTDDTAYFRRTAPADTHTSETATRVSLFESTRHAQGTWQEDELHMAPVSGLVVAELEAHEKRDDFVTGRLSFDILGKLHEGKQRVTTRTIRPGRTIELVESTLESGGRTVLRARAWRLQRQKLDPEAILPLPSNLTPVEECVADDRLQQWPGGFIASVQTRVAHDHAAGHGRGWIASGVELIAGETTSSLASLMALADTANGVAPVLPAGKGGYVFPNVDLTLHLVREPVGAWLGLATSTVVGSEGLGINSAELYDERGFFGRSEQLQTVRPVP
- a CDS encoding MBL fold metallo-hydrolase encodes the protein MARIDHLVTSGTFSLDGGTWEVDNNVWIVGDDERCVVIDPAHDAQAVKDAVGVRTVEVILLTHGHDDHIRAVKEFRGLVDAPVLLHPDDRMLWDAVYPEDAPDGQINDGDEFQIAGVTLHALHTPGHSPGSVCFYAPELEEGVVFTGDTLFQGGPGATGRSYSSFETIIESIQNRLLTLPPTTSVRTGHGDATTIGDEAPHLQEWIDRGH
- the nrdF gene encoding class 1b ribonucleoside-diphosphate reductase subunit beta gives rise to the protein MADEAQNNPFEQFNAINWNRIEDEKDLEVWQRLTSNFWLPEKVPLSNDLQAWSNFTDDERDVTMKVFTGLTMLDTIQGTIGAISLIPDALNQHEEAVYTNISFMESVHAKSYSSIFSTLASTKQIDEAFRWSRENKELQTKAREIVKYYEGDDPQQRKIASVMLESFLFYSGFYWPMYLSSQARLTNTADLIRLIIRDEAVHGYYIGYKYQRNLETESQQRRDELKDFTFTLMYELYENEVQYTHDIYDRLGLAEDVKKFLHYNANKALMNLGYEAMFPDTVTNVNPAILSSLSPNADENHDFFSGSGSSYVIGKAENTEDDDWDF